A part of Haladaptatus caseinilyticus genomic DNA contains:
- a CDS encoding phosphoglycerol geranylgeranyltransferase gives MPPGWATWNHITKIDPDKSLRKQDAYSAIAETGTDAIIIGGTTGITEERVRPLLDVFASTEIPVYIEPTYRPTIQDHATVDGYLIPLVLNAGDTTWITGAHMEWVRSTDTIDWTHTFPEAYIVLNPVSAVATYTQATCDLTAVDVAAYAEVAEQLLGQDIVYLESSGTLSDPAIVAAARDALSTATLFYGGGIHDYDSAYEMATVADTVVVGDLLHEKGIDAVRETVNGVDDARNE, from the coding sequence ATGCCACCTGGGTGGGCGACATGGAATCACATCACCAAGATCGACCCCGATAAATCACTCCGCAAGCAGGATGCGTACTCCGCTATCGCCGAGACAGGTACTGACGCCATTATTATCGGCGGCACTACTGGTATTACCGAAGAACGAGTTCGACCACTGCTCGACGTCTTCGCCTCCACGGAGATTCCGGTGTATATCGAACCCACCTATCGACCGACGATCCAAGACCACGCTACTGTCGATGGGTATCTCATCCCACTCGTGTTGAACGCCGGTGACACGACGTGGATAACGGGGGCACACATGGAATGGGTTCGTTCGACGGACACTATCGATTGGACACACACCTTCCCTGAAGCGTATATCGTTCTGAATCCTGTGTCGGCCGTCGCCACGTACACCCAAGCCACCTGCGACCTCACTGCCGTAGACGTCGCTGCATATGCCGAAGTTGCCGAACAACTTCTCGGACAGGATATCGTCTATCTCGAATCTTCCGGTACGCTTAGTGACCCTGCCATCGTTGCGGCGGCACGGGATGCTCTGTCCACGGCGACGCTGTTCTATGGCGGTGGCATCCATGACTATGATTCGGCATACGAGATGGCAACAGTCGCTGATACGGTCGTTGTCGGTGATCTACTACACGAGAAAGGGATCGATGCAGTTCGTGAAACCGTTAATGGGGTCGACGATGCTCGTAACGAGTAG
- a CDS encoding DMT family transporter, translated as MNRRVTVVGQFGTLATLWGFSFLAISLGLESLEPVLFAAYRYDVAAILLLVYALYNDTTWIPADKTNASAVLAGGVFLVGANAFLFIGQQTVSSGLAAILQSLLPIMTSLWALRLLPEERVSAVGAVGIVLGFIGVGLVIRPDPANLLGSGLVGRLLILLQVAGVALGGVLIQRVNPTLDRAALSGWSMLIGGLFLHTVSLSIGETFSLPATIKSGAAVAYLGIFATAIAFLIYFTLLDVRGALETSLVSYLVPIVATIVGVVVLGESITPLTIIGFMIVFTGFLLLKRRAIANIVN; from the coding sequence GTGAACCGTCGTGTCACAGTTGTCGGACAGTTCGGGACGCTTGCGACCCTCTGGGGATTTTCGTTCCTCGCGATCTCCCTCGGTCTCGAATCGCTCGAGCCAGTGCTTTTCGCTGCATATCGCTATGACGTCGCCGCGATTCTTCTTTTAGTATACGCACTTTACAATGATACTACATGGATTCCTGCTGACAAAACGAACGCTAGTGCTGTCCTTGCTGGAGGAGTCTTCCTCGTCGGCGCAAACGCATTCCTCTTTATCGGCCAACAGACTGTTTCGAGCGGGTTGGCCGCAATCCTACAGAGTCTGCTCCCCATCATGACGTCGTTGTGGGCATTGCGATTGCTGCCGGAGGAGCGCGTCTCAGCGGTTGGTGCAGTCGGAATCGTCCTGGGATTTATCGGCGTTGGGTTGGTTATCCGTCCGGACCCGGCCAACTTACTTGGGAGTGGTCTCGTCGGTCGTCTGTTGATCCTCCTCCAGGTTGCAGGCGTAGCCCTCGGGGGCGTTCTCATTCAGCGGGTGAATCCAACGTTGGATAGGGCTGCGCTCTCCGGCTGGTCGATGCTCATCGGCGGACTGTTTTTGCATACCGTCAGTCTCAGCATCGGCGAGACGTTTTCACTCCCCGCCACGATCAAAAGTGGCGCTGCCGTCGCATACCTCGGAATCTTTGCCACCGCGATCGCCTTCCTCATTTACTTCACCCTTCTCGACGTCCGCGGTGCACTCGAAACCTCGCTTGTCTCCTATTTGGTACCGATTGTTGCAACCATTGTCGGCGTCGTCGTACTGGGGGAATCCATCACACCTCTCACTATCATCGGGTTCATGATCGTGTTCACTGGGTTCTTGCTCCTCAAGCGTCGAGCAATCGCTAATATCGTAAATTGA
- a CDS encoding CDGSH iron-sulfur domain-containing protein: MEEDLHEYHGKNIEVSYDHNRCIHVRECVKGLPGVFDPNQRPWVDADNAEADEVARVIERCPTGALHYERTDDGTPEPVPSSNIVTATVNGPLYLHGDIVIRSNDEVVLEDTRIGLCRCGHTMNGPLCDNSHARVFEAAGNELADSVAGEGSEGKQVEEDDTEDPSDSEDSADQSDGKLIVTPTPNGPLILDGTFELRNSEGVSTRHDEAALCRCGGSANKPFCDGTHDRIGFTTEE, from the coding sequence ATGGAAGAGGATCTCCACGAATACCACGGGAAGAACATCGAGGTTAGCTATGACCATAATCGCTGTATTCACGTCCGGGAGTGTGTCAAGGGACTTCCCGGCGTCTTTGACCCGAATCAGCGACCTTGGGTAGATGCCGATAACGCCGAGGCTGACGAGGTAGCGCGAGTAATCGAACGGTGTCCGACGGGAGCGCTTCACTACGAGCGAACCGACGATGGTACACCGGAACCGGTTCCGTCGAGCAATATCGTCACTGCCACCGTCAATGGGCCACTGTACCTCCACGGCGACATCGTGATTCGGTCAAATGATGAAGTTGTTCTAGAGGATACGCGAATCGGTCTCTGTCGCTGTGGACATACGATGAACGGACCACTCTGCGATAACAGTCATGCACGGGTCTTCGAAGCTGCGGGAAACGAGTTAGCAGACTCAGTCGCTGGTGAAGGTAGCGAAGGCAAGCAAGTTGAGGAAGATGATACCGAAGATCCGAGCGATAGTGAAGATAGCGCCGACCAATCCGATGGGAAGTTGATCGTGACGCCGACGCCAAACGGGCCGCTTATCCTCGATGGCACCTTTGAACTCCGGAACAGCGAGGGAGTATCAACTCGACATGATGAGGCGGCACTTTGTCGGTGCGGTGGGTCGGCGAACAAACCGTTCTGTGATGGGACTCACGATAGGATTGGCTTCACGACGGAAGAATAG
- a CDS encoding aldo/keto reductase, whose translation MDDLPPIGLGTYDNTDSDHCTDIVATALEMGYRHIDTAQEYDNERPVGEGIEQADIDRTDVFLATKVWDDNLAYDDVLSSTEESLDKLGVDKLDLLYVHWPRNTYEAEDTLPAFDELYDNGTVDRVGVSNFTPDQLDEARNTLDAPIFAHQVEMHPLLQQEELQKYAREHDHWLVAYSPVARGTVTEVEAIQTVAEKHDATPYQVSLAWLAEKENVVAIPKTATKEHLQDNFDARKIDLDDDDIAAIDGIERTERIVDPDDAPWNQ comes from the coding sequence ATGGACGACCTGCCACCGATCGGACTTGGTACCTACGACAACACCGACTCCGACCATTGCACGGATATCGTTGCTACTGCACTAGAGATGGGGTATCGCCACATCGACACTGCCCAGGAATATGACAACGAGAGGCCCGTCGGCGAGGGGATCGAACAGGCAGACATCGACCGCACGGATGTATTCCTGGCGACGAAGGTTTGGGACGATAACCTCGCGTACGACGATGTGCTTTCGAGTACGGAAGAAAGCCTCGACAAACTCGGGGTCGACAAGCTGGATCTGCTGTACGTTCATTGGCCGCGAAACACCTACGAAGCCGAGGACACGTTACCAGCGTTCGACGAACTGTACGACAACGGGACCGTAGATCGGGTTGGTGTGAGCAATTTCACGCCGGACCAACTCGACGAGGCACGCAACACCCTCGACGCGCCGATATTCGCACACCAAGTGGAGATGCATCCGCTGCTCCAACAAGAAGAATTGCAGAAATATGCCCGCGAACACGACCACTGGCTCGTCGCTTACTCACCGGTTGCCCGTGGAACGGTGACCGAGGTGGAGGCGATTCAAACAGTCGCGGAGAAGCACGATGCCACTCCATATCAAGTCTCGCTCGCATGGCTTGCGGAGAAAGAAAACGTCGTTGCGATCCCAAAGACGGCAACGAAAGAACATCTGCAGGATAACTTTGACGCGCGGAAAATCGATCTGGATGATGACGATATTGCGGCTATCGACGGTATTGAACGCACGGAACGCATCGTCGATCCCGATGATGCGCCATGGAATCAATAA
- a CDS encoding universal stress protein: MYDRILIPTDGSETAELAVDSALEIAERFGEMGDLKARAENATRYVVEQGKKRGLSVMEHFSAGQLHRNIIDLAEGYDINSIVPESHGRSGVRRMLLGSVTERVLRSTHRSVLVVDDREGR, from the coding sequence ATGTACGACCGGATCCTCATACCCACGGATGGGAGCGAAACTGCGGAGCTAGCGGTCGATTCGGCGCTCGAAATCGCCGAAAGGTTTGGGGAGATGGGTGACCTCAAGGCACGAGCGGAAAACGCAACACGGTACGTCGTCGAACAGGGGAAAAAACGCGGTCTTTCCGTCATGGAGCATTTCAGCGCCGGTCAACTGCATCGGAATATCATCGACTTGGCCGAGGGGTACGATATCAACTCGATCGTACCGGAGAGCCACGGTCGCAGCGGTGTTCGGCGCATGCTCCTTGGGAGCGTTACCGAGCGCGTGCTCCGTTCGACCCATCGGTCGGTGTTAGTCGTGGATGACCGGGAGGGGAGATAA
- a CDS encoding acyltransferase — protein MSDRIHSIDTLRAIAIFFIVIAHVQPFRGFGTYGNYIYFVLDTIGQFDVPFFFATSGYFLAETVNVDNVISTVSGSIRKLGSIYLFGRLLSITAIVGLALFQGVPVANALIARGLGDISTIDFLYYGSALAVPLWFLTALIFALIFVACFVRFGKTRYLLPVAALVHIVGLIGINYQIIGNVPFRTRDALFFGFFYVALGYQISSINWTPNENRSHIYFGAACLLAGVQLVEQYAIGYIIRDHVLRQDIFMTEYTVSTIFFVLALFAYVLSNPQWGKNTILPKVGKHALGIYLLHVPLIRLFRTINRVWRPEIGIDLSSTLLWQLTLTPLVYALSLAIYLFMAKIHVIELGGSHTPWLNRIWSHSRISVRERSPDEN, from the coding sequence ATGAGTGATCGAATTCACAGCATAGATACGCTACGGGCAATCGCTATATTTTTCATTGTTATCGCACACGTTCAACCATTTCGGGGCTTCGGTACCTACGGGAACTACATATATTTCGTATTGGACACCATCGGTCAGTTCGACGTTCCGTTCTTTTTCGCAACATCCGGATACTTCCTTGCGGAGACGGTGAATGTCGACAACGTCATCTCAACCGTGAGCGGCTCCATTCGGAAGCTGGGATCGATTTATCTGTTCGGAAGACTACTCTCCATAACGGCAATAGTCGGTCTCGCGCTGTTCCAAGGTGTTCCTGTAGCGAATGCCCTCATCGCTCGCGGTCTCGGCGACATCTCCACGATTGATTTCCTATACTATGGAAGCGCACTTGCCGTACCACTATGGTTTCTGACAGCACTGATCTTCGCCCTTATCTTCGTCGCTTGCTTCGTCAGGTTTGGAAAAACTCGCTATCTGTTGCCCGTTGCCGCGCTTGTTCACATCGTTGGCCTCATCGGAATAAATTATCAAATAATAGGCAATGTTCCGTTTCGAACACGGGATGCCCTCTTCTTCGGATTCTTCTACGTCGCTCTCGGATACCAAATCAGCTCGATTAACTGGACACCAAACGAAAACCGGAGTCACATCTATTTTGGTGCGGCCTGCCTCCTCGCCGGAGTTCAACTCGTTGAGCAGTACGCGATCGGCTACATCATTCGTGATCACGTGCTTCGCCAAGACATATTCATGACAGAATACACTGTATCGACGATATTCTTCGTCCTTGCTCTGTTTGCATACGTGCTCTCGAACCCGCAGTGGGGGAAAAACACGATCCTCCCGAAAGTAGGGAAACACGCCCTCGGGATATATCTGCTTCACGTTCCATTAATCCGTCTCTTCCGGACAATAAACAGAGTTTGGCGTCCAGAGATCGGGATTGACCTTTCGTCGACCCTTCTGTGGCAGCTGACCCTGACCCCACTCGTATACGCTCTCTCGCTGGCGATCTATCTCTTCATGGCCAAGATACACGTTATCGAACTTGGCGGAAGTCATACTCCGTGGTTAAACCGCATCTGGTCACATAGTCGGATTTCGGTACGAGAGAGAAGCCCGGATGAAAACTGA
- a CDS encoding DUF5518 domain-containing protein, producing MKIDWRAVITGFLTAFVLGLLAVWFVPMTEMSGLVQALPGLVGGFVAGYMVVGVGRGAVHGGLATVLGGVVLLVVWALFGALFAGLFPAFTGLALGLFVLIFQAIPGAIAGAIGGWMKGRRDTTRETVGTPR from the coding sequence ATGAAAATTGATTGGAGAGCAGTAATCACTGGGTTCCTGACCGCGTTCGTCCTCGGACTACTTGCCGTTTGGTTCGTCCCAATGACAGAGATGTCGGGACTCGTCCAAGCGCTGCCGGGCCTTGTCGGTGGTTTCGTCGCCGGTTACATGGTTGTCGGAGTTGGACGTGGGGCCGTCCACGGTGGCCTCGCGACGGTACTTGGTGGTGTCGTCCTGCTCGTCGTGTGGGCACTGTTCGGGGCCCTGTTTGCCGGTCTCTTCCCGGCCTTTACGGGGCTCGCGCTCGGGCTGTTCGTCCTGATCTTTCAGGCGATTCCCGGTGCCATTGCGGGCGCCATCGGTGGGTGGATGAAAGGACGTCGCGACACGACCCGCGAAACCGTCGGAACCCCTCGCTAA
- a CDS encoding dihydrofolate reductase family protein, producing the protein MSETNADDTTGKLVVGTFLTLDGVMQAPGGPDEDRDSGFEQGGWSVNYWDEQMGEAMDGQFAEVDALLLGRKTYEIFAAHWPNVDSDDDPVATKLNSMPKYVASRTLDGVEWNNSSLFTGDVAEAVADLKRNRGDTILVQGSQNLIQTLLAHNLIDEFWLWVFPVMVGDGKRLFEEGTIPGALELTAAETSSTGVQMLRYERSGEIELGSFALDDVTE; encoded by the coding sequence ATGAGCGAGACAAACGCGGACGATACAACTGGAAAACTCGTTGTTGGAACGTTCCTGACGCTCGATGGAGTAATGCAGGCGCCAGGTGGCCCTGATGAGGACCGTGACAGTGGCTTTGAACAGGGTGGCTGGTCGGTGAACTACTGGGATGAGCAGATGGGCGAGGCCATGGACGGTCAGTTTGCCGAGGTCGACGCGCTGCTGCTCGGCAGAAAGACGTACGAGATTTTCGCCGCGCACTGGCCCAATGTCGACAGCGATGACGACCCCGTGGCGACAAAACTGAACAGCATGCCCAAATACGTCGCCTCTCGAACGCTCGATGGAGTAGAGTGGAACAACTCGTCGCTCTTTACAGGAGACGTTGCGGAGGCTGTTGCTGATCTCAAGAGGAATCGAGGTGACACAATTCTGGTGCAGGGAAGTCAGAATTTAATTCAGACACTGCTTGCCCACAATCTCATCGACGAGTTCTGGCTTTGGGTATTCCCCGTGATGGTGGGGGACGGAAAACGATTGTTCGAAGAGGGAACAATCCCTGGAGCCCTTGAACTCACGGCGGCCGAGACATCGAGTACTGGGGTGCAAATGCTTCGATATGAGCGGTCGGGCGAGATTGAGCTTGGCTCGTTCGCATTGGATGATGTAACGGAGTGA
- a CDS encoding DUF4212 domain-containing protein gives MTDNNSQGETTIRDNETDGGIQARRQGVNYLDAQINIFKPSTPFMRDHLKIVWTMFVAWAIIVFGPVTATFLAPGVMTSITVLGFPLHYLLTAIGAPSGALILSFMYARKRDQLDHEYGIDHSTKQPTSDTETVVSDGGADQ, from the coding sequence ATGACAGATAACAACTCACAAGGAGAAACGACGATTCGCGACAACGAGACGGATGGCGGAATCCAGGCTCGTCGACAAGGCGTCAACTATCTGGACGCACAGATCAATATCTTCAAACCATCGACCCCGTTCATGCGTGACCATCTCAAAATCGTCTGGACGATGTTTGTCGCATGGGCAATCATTGTGTTTGGCCCCGTAACGGCGACGTTTTTAGCCCCTGGCGTCATGACGAGCATCACCGTCCTTGGATTCCCACTTCACTACCTTCTGACCGCGATAGGAGCACCCAGTGGTGCACTGATCCTTTCGTTCATGTACGCGCGCAAGCGTGACCAACTGGATCACGAGTACGGCATTGACCACTCCACTAAACAACCCACATCCGATACCGAGACAGTGGTATCCGACGGAGGGGCCGACCAATGA
- a CDS encoding VC_2705 family sodium/solute symporter has translation MMSTPLQLLPDALNASFKIVPAIMVSGMLLLFLGIGYAFRVADTEDLWVAGRSIGNVENGMAIGANWMSAASYLGMAALIALSGYYGLAFVVGWSTGYFVLLIFMAAQMRRFGKYTAPDFVGDRFNSDTARAIGALTTILIGFVYSVGQARGMGLVGIYVFGGDYATMVILMMGITVGYLALSGMLGATKNMAVQYVILIVAFLAGLYAVGYTQGYSTFLPQIEYGAMLGSLNSEFTEPFSGSGYYLWIATAFSLIVGTCGLPHVLVRFYTVESERTARWSTVWGLFFICLLYLSAPAFAAFGTDLYAKNVGPVYGANGMSGAEGDVIVVLASQLANLPTWFVGLVAAGGIAAAIATTAGLFIAASSAAAHDIYTNIVNPDATQRQQLIVGRITIIVLGAIVTVTALDPPALVGELVALAFSLAGLVLFPMFFLGLWWENANRQGALAGMTTGLIIWTAAVFNELILATEAGPLVPAYAEVFPAVGAALAGTPLVFAVTIGVSLATDEPPERIKQIVRQCHSPEPMGQQQSAEDIVDAKRGNYPADD, from the coding sequence ATGATGTCCACCCCACTTCAGTTGCTTCCCGACGCTCTCAACGCCTCATTCAAAATCGTCCCGGCAATCATGGTTTCGGGGATGCTACTGCTGTTCTTGGGCATTGGATATGCGTTCCGCGTGGCCGACACTGAGGATCTGTGGGTTGCTGGTCGCTCGATCGGCAACGTTGAGAACGGGATGGCTATTGGTGCCAACTGGATGTCTGCGGCGTCGTATCTCGGCATGGCCGCGCTCATTGCGTTATCGGGATATTATGGACTCGCCTTCGTCGTCGGGTGGTCGACCGGGTACTTTGTGCTGCTCATTTTCATGGCCGCACAGATGCGCCGATTCGGAAAGTACACTGCACCCGACTTCGTCGGCGACCGCTTTAACTCCGATACGGCACGTGCTATCGGCGCACTGACGACGATTCTCATCGGGTTCGTCTACTCAGTCGGTCAGGCCCGCGGCATGGGGTTGGTCGGGATCTACGTGTTTGGTGGCGACTATGCGACGATGGTCATTCTCATGATGGGGATCACTGTGGGCTATCTCGCACTGTCGGGAATGCTCGGCGCGACGAAGAATATGGCCGTCCAATACGTTATCCTCATCGTGGCGTTTCTGGCCGGACTCTACGCCGTCGGCTACACGCAAGGATATTCGACGTTCCTCCCGCAAATCGAGTACGGTGCGATGTTAGGATCGCTCAACTCGGAGTTCACTGAACCGTTCAGTGGAAGTGGCTACTATCTGTGGATCGCGACGGCGTTCTCGCTTATCGTCGGTACCTGTGGACTTCCACACGTGCTGGTGCGGTTCTACACCGTCGAGAGCGAACGAACTGCCCGCTGGTCCACCGTCTGGGGCCTCTTTTTCATTTGCCTGCTGTACCTGAGCGCCCCCGCGTTTGCGGCGTTCGGAACTGATCTCTACGCGAAGAACGTCGGTCCGGTCTACGGAGCCAACGGGATGAGTGGTGCCGAAGGTGACGTCATCGTCGTTCTCGCATCACAACTCGCGAACCTCCCGACGTGGTTCGTCGGCCTCGTCGCGGCAGGCGGTATCGCTGCTGCGATTGCAACGACTGCTGGACTGTTCATCGCCGCCTCGTCGGCCGCCGCCCACGACATATACACGAATATTGTCAACCCCGACGCGACACAACGTCAACAGCTCATCGTCGGTCGTATCACCATTATCGTCCTCGGTGCCATCGTGACCGTTACTGCACTCGACCCACCAGCCTTGGTCGGCGAACTCGTTGCGCTTGCCTTTTCGCTCGCCGGACTCGTGCTGTTCCCGATGTTCTTCCTCGGTCTTTGGTGGGAGAACGCGAATCGACAAGGCGCCCTCGCTGGGATGACGACCGGACTCATTATTTGGACCGCTGCCGTCTTCAACGAGCTCATCCTCGCAACCGAGGCCGGTCCACTCGTGCCTGCCTACGCCGAGGTATTCCCCGCAGTAGGTGCTGCACTCGCCGGGACGCCCCTCGTGTTCGCGGTTACCATCGGCGTCTCATTGGCCACCGATGAACCGCCGGAACGGATCAAACAAATCGTCCGACAATGTCACAGCCCCGAACCGATGGGGCAACAACAGAGTGCGGAAGACATCGTCGATGCGAAGAGAGGAAACTACCCGGCGGACGACTAA
- a CDS encoding acetamidase/formamidase family protein, protein MTSDHNITSVDNHIHTTWSRDHEPVRTVESNDIVTFDCRDATNNRLDATSTVADVYSLADDSTGHPLTGPVAVADAQPGDVLAVELLEFQHEGIGFSYFYPGEEKLGLLPEDFPDPGLHVWELDDDIGHFVNGIEVPLDPFPGNLGVAPAAEGKHSTIPPRCVGGNLDVKHLTAGSTLYLPVEVNKALFSIGDCHAAQGDGEVCVTGIEASMTVTVRLRLISDMNIEQPQFETTGPFSGGDECMYATTGISDSLMDATKKATRYMITHLYERHDLTLTEAYLLCSAIVDLKINEVVDKPNWVVSAYVPRSIFPNQ, encoded by the coding sequence ATGACTTCCGACCACAATATTACATCAGTAGATAATCATATTCATACAACCTGGAGCCGTGATCACGAACCAGTTCGAACAGTTGAGTCTAATGATATTGTGACATTTGATTGTCGCGATGCAACGAACAACCGATTGGACGCAACGTCGACTGTTGCTGACGTGTACTCCCTCGCAGACGATTCTACTGGTCACCCATTAACTGGGCCCGTCGCCGTGGCTGATGCCCAGCCAGGAGACGTACTTGCGGTCGAACTTCTCGAATTCCAGCACGAGGGGATCGGCTTTTCATACTTTTACCCCGGTGAGGAGAAATTGGGTTTGCTTCCCGAGGATTTCCCCGACCCCGGTCTGCACGTCTGGGAACTTGATGACGATATCGGTCATTTTGTCAATGGAATCGAAGTCCCACTCGATCCGTTTCCTGGTAATCTTGGCGTTGCACCTGCTGCAGAAGGTAAGCATAGCACGATCCCACCACGTTGTGTTGGTGGAAATCTCGACGTAAAGCATCTCACAGCAGGCTCGACGCTCTACCTACCAGTCGAAGTTAATAAAGCTCTATTTAGTATCGGCGACTGCCACGCTGCCCAAGGCGATGGCGAAGTTTGTGTCACGGGCATCGAAGCGTCGATGACAGTAACCGTACGGCTCCGGCTCATCTCGGATATGAACATCGAACAGCCGCAGTTTGAGACGACTGGACCCTTCTCAGGTGGCGATGAGTGTATGTATGCGACGACTGGTATCAGCGATAGTTTGATGGACGCGACAAAGAAGGCCACACGATATATGATAACTCATCTGTACGAACGCCACGACTTAACACTAACAGAAGCATACCTACTATGTTCCGCAATTGTTGACCTGAAAATCAACGAGGTCGTCGATAAGCCAAATTGGGTCGTTTCGGCCTACGTTCCCCGATCGATTTTTCCGAACCAATAA
- a CDS encoding HalOD1 output domain-containing protein translates to MSNDTSQLNKNGNLGTSDTHSTAFDHSTDSASEELIKAVAKLNDADPVELPLLADFIDPEALDALFSPREDGTPRETSGQVEFTYDAYHVLVDSRGMINLYPHKSKADS, encoded by the coding sequence ATGAGTAATGACACATCACAACTCAACAAGAATGGAAACCTAGGCACCAGTGACACCCATTCTACGGCGTTTGATCACAGTACAGATAGCGCCAGCGAGGAACTCATCAAAGCTGTCGCAAAGCTCAACGATGCAGATCCCGTCGAGCTACCACTTCTTGCGGATTTTATTGATCCGGAAGCACTTGATGCGCTATTTAGTCCGCGAGAGGATGGAACACCGCGTGAAACCAGCGGGCAGGTGGAATTCACCTATGACGCGTATCACGTCCTGGTCGACAGCCGAGGAATGATTAACCTCTACCCCCATAAATCAAAAGCGGACAGCTGA
- a CDS encoding HalOD1 output domain-containing protein codes for MDATDISRQSPRDNPSRSLSNQILTVIAEVDDRSVNAIEPLYKTIDPDALDALFAPQIDGSSRASGNVSFKYAGYWVTVSSEGAVEIDPTNGRCTKD; via the coding sequence ATGGATGCAACTGACATCAGCAGACAATCACCACGTGATAATCCATCTCGTTCGCTATCCAATCAAATTCTCACCGTAATTGCAGAGGTGGATGACCGCTCAGTCAATGCGATCGAACCATTGTATAAGACGATTGATCCAGATGCCCTTGATGCACTCTTTGCACCGCAAATCGATGGGTCGTCACGGGCGAGTGGTAATGTCTCGTTTAAGTATGCAGGCTACTGGGTGACTGTGTCAAGTGAAGGTGCTGTTGAGATTGATCCCACAAACGGTAGGTGTACAAAGGATTAG
- a CDS encoding mechanosensitive ion channel family protein gives MILTSLLQWIVNQFPGSEGKFFLSLVIGIGVILSEWVLWKSSRVAKRDYPSRLVNIGLLIMSLILLGISGSLFVIIWEQTNRAVESVEALGAVRRLGVQFVLTLGVCAAAYVSAGMVDRVVDRLLQQTEEITRHQGKVISRLSIIGVYVVGFLAILSVWKINLQGLFVGAGLLGAAIGLAANETLGSLLAGFQLMFSRPFEIGDWVQIDEHEGIVTDITIFTTRIETFEGKYIMLPNDVVSSSTIINIGRKGRLRLNVEVGVDYEADPDRAMDIAKEAMKNIDDILMVPSPDVVLKQLGDSAVLLELRFWIEKPSSRRKWRAVTAVVRAVKLAYDREEIKIPYPQQEVSAREETGGFRVVDGESTVTIPEHD, from the coding sequence ATGATTCTCACATCACTTCTCCAGTGGATCGTCAATCAGTTTCCGGGATCTGAGGGAAAGTTTTTCCTATCACTCGTTATTGGTATCGGGGTCATCCTAAGTGAATGGGTACTCTGGAAATCCTCACGAGTTGCGAAGCGCGACTATCCATCCCGCCTAGTAAATATTGGTCTCCTCATCATGAGTCTGATTCTTCTTGGAATTAGTGGGAGCCTTTTTGTCATCATCTGGGAGCAAACAAACCGAGCAGTAGAGAGTGTAGAAGCGCTTGGTGCGGTCAGAAGACTTGGAGTTCAGTTCGTACTAACACTCGGTGTGTGTGCAGCTGCGTACGTGAGCGCTGGAATGGTTGATCGAGTCGTCGACCGACTTTTACAACAGACTGAGGAGATCACACGCCATCAGGGAAAGGTCATTTCGCGATTGTCTATTATTGGTGTATATGTCGTCGGATTTCTCGCAATATTAAGCGTCTGGAAGATAAACCTTCAAGGGCTATTTGTGGGTGCTGGACTGCTTGGTGCTGCAATCGGATTAGCAGCGAATGAAACGCTTGGGTCCCTACTTGCTGGCTTTCAGCTTATGTTTTCCAGACCATTCGAGATTGGCGATTGGGTACAAATCGATGAGCATGAAGGGATCGTGACTGACATCACGATTTTCACGACCCGTATCGAGACATTCGAAGGAAAATACATCATGCTCCCAAACGACGTTGTCAGTAGTAGTACAATCATCAATATTGGGCGGAAAGGACGACTTCGACTCAATGTTGAAGTTGGAGTAGACTATGAAGCAGATCCTGACCGTGCGATGGATATCGCGAAGGAGGCAATGAAGAATATTGATGATATTCTAATGGTACCCAGTCCAGACGTAGTCTTGAAACAGCTGGGTGATTCTGCAGTTCTTCTCGAACTACGGTTCTGGATCGAAAAGCCAAGCAGTCGTCGGAAGTGGCGTGCAGTGACAGCTGTTGTTCGAGCAGTGAAACTCGCCTACGATCGTGAGGAAATCAAAATTCCATATCCACAGCAAGAAGTATCTGCCCGCGAGGAAACTGGTGGGTTTCGGGTAGTCGATGGCGAATCAACAGTTACAATTCCCGAGCATGATTGA